One segment of Oscillospiraceae bacterium MB08-C2-2 DNA contains the following:
- the rpmC gene encoding 50S ribosomal protein L29 → MKATEIRELSEAELGQKLSDLKAELFNLRFQHAINQLENPMRLKTVRKDIARVKTIIKQRELGSVKQ, encoded by the coding sequence ATGAAGGCTACCGAAATTCGGGAACTTTCCGAGGCTGAGCTGGGTCAAAAGCTGAGCGATCTTAAAGCCGAGCTTTTCAATCTTCGCTTCCAGCACGCTATCAACCAGCTTGAGAATCCCATGCGGCTCAAGACTGTCCGCAAGGATATTGCCCGGGTGAAAACCATTATCAAGCAGCGCGAACTTGGCAGCGTGAAACAGTAA
- the rplF gene encoding 50S ribosomal protein L6, giving the protein MSRIGKKPIPVPNGVDVNIDGSKVVVKGAKGTLSGEFSPLMTITREGNEILVTRPNDEKENRSLHGLTRSLIFNMVVGVSEGFSKTLEVNGVGYRAAKQGKDLVMNLGYSHQVIVPEEEGLSIEVPAPNRIVVSGSDKQRVGQLAAEIRGKRPPEPYKGKGIKYVDEVIIRKEGKAGKGKK; this is encoded by the coding sequence ATGAGTCGAATTGGTAAAAAACCCATCCCGGTTCCAAATGGCGTTGATGTTAACATCGATGGCAGCAAGGTGGTTGTCAAGGGCGCTAAGGGAACGCTTTCCGGCGAATTTTCCCCTCTTATGACCATCACCCGGGAAGGAAACGAAATTCTCGTAACACGCCCCAATGATGAAAAAGAAAACAGGAGCCTCCACGGTTTAACCCGGAGCCTGATTTTCAACATGGTGGTTGGTGTTTCTGAGGGCTTCAGCAAAACTCTGGAAGTCAACGGCGTTGGCTACAGAGCAGCAAAGCAGGGCAAAGACCTTGTTATGAATCTTGGATATTCTCATCAGGTTATTGTTCCGGAAGAAGAAGGCCTTTCTATCGAAGTGCCTGCTCCCAACCGCATTGTGGTTTCCGGCAGCGATAAGCAGAGAGTCGGCCAGCTGGCCGCTGAGATTCGCGGCAAGCGTCCTCCCGAGCCTTATAAGGGCAAGGGAATCAAATATGTTGACGAAGTTATCATCCGCAAGGAAGGTAAAGCCGGCAAGGGTAAAAAATAA
- the secY gene encoding preprotein translocase subunit SecY, protein MLETIRNAWKIADLRSKILYTLMILMVYRIGSAIPVPFLDASVLQTMMSQAGGGLLGYVDILTGGAFANATLFAMGISPYITSSIVVQLLAVAIPYLEQLSKEGEAGRKKMNLITRWVTLGLALIQSFAYYMLNRRPTNTGAVAVKYLDGFPGVFSALVIILTFTAGSMMVVWLGEQIDHKGIGNGISIILFAGIISRGPSIVLKMAAYIGLANEGQTQYYVLVPLIVVMFVVMIGLIILMTTAERRIPVQYAKRVVGRKFYGGQSSHIPVKVTMSGVMPIIFASALLSIPGLIQGFVDPYNERWIGKVLSLFNYNTIWYALLYLLLIIAFNYFYVSIQYNPIEMANNLRKNNGAIPGIRPGRPTSDFIARVISKITLVGALFIAGVAILPIILGNVFKINIALGGTSIIIVVGVALDTVRTLESQMMMRHYKGFLE, encoded by the coding sequence GTGCTAGAAACCATAAGAAACGCTTGGAAAATAGCTGACCTTAGGTCTAAGATCCTATATACCTTGATGATTCTCATGGTCTATCGCATTGGTTCCGCCATACCCGTTCCCTTTCTTGACGCCTCTGTGCTGCAGACTATGATGAGTCAGGCCGGCGGCGGACTGCTGGGGTATGTGGATATACTCACCGGCGGCGCTTTTGCGAACGCAACGCTGTTTGCCATGGGTATTTCTCCCTATATCACATCATCTATTGTGGTTCAGCTTTTGGCTGTAGCAATCCCTTATTTGGAGCAACTTTCCAAAGAAGGCGAAGCAGGCCGCAAAAAGATGAATCTAATCACCCGCTGGGTTACTCTTGGGCTCGCTTTGATTCAGTCTTTCGCCTATTACATGCTGAATCGGCGCCCCACCAATACCGGCGCGGTTGCTGTTAAGTATCTGGATGGCTTCCCGGGTGTTTTCTCCGCACTGGTTATCATTCTCACCTTTACCGCTGGTTCTATGATGGTGGTATGGCTGGGTGAGCAGATCGACCACAAGGGCATTGGCAACGGTATTTCCATTATCCTGTTTGCCGGTATTATCTCCCGCGGACCCTCCATTGTCTTGAAAATGGCTGCTTACATTGGGCTTGCCAATGAAGGCCAGACCCAGTATTATGTGCTGGTTCCCCTGATTGTGGTAATGTTCGTTGTTATGATCGGGCTGATTATTCTCATGACCACTGCTGAGCGGAGAATTCCGGTTCAGTATGCCAAGAGAGTGGTAGGACGTAAGTTCTACGGCGGCCAGTCCAGCCATATTCCCGTAAAGGTAACCATGTCCGGCGTTATGCCGATCATCTTTGCCAGTGCTCTGCTGAGCATTCCGGGACTTATTCAGGGTTTTGTTGACCCTTACAACGAGCGCTGGATCGGCAAGGTGCTGTCTTTGTTCAATTACAACACCATCTGGTATGCACTTCTTTACTTGCTGCTGATCATTGCGTTTAACTATTTCTATGTGTCCATTCAGTATAATCCAATTGAAATGGCCAATAATCTGCGTAAAAACAACGGTGCCATCCCCGGTATCCGGCCCGGCAGACCTACTTCTGATTTCATTGCCCGGGTCATCAGCAAAATTACCTTGGTGGGCGCTTTGTTTATCGCTGGTGTTGCCATTCTACCCATCATCCTCGGCAACGTTTTCAAAATTAACATTGCCTTGGGCGGAACTTCCATCATCATTGTTGTGGGCGTGGCTCTGGATACAGTCCGGACTTTGGAATCCCAGATGATGATGCGTCACTACAAAGGCTTTCTTGAATAA
- a CDS encoding KOW domain-containing RNA-binding protein has translation MIEGTVVKSVAGHDQNRFYVITKIEPGFVWIADGRLRKLEKPKRKNILHIKKTNTALSLEKISTDKKLREALRPFNEALCGAPQQGGF, from the coding sequence ATGATAGAAGGCACTGTTGTAAAATCTGTGGCAGGCCACGATCAGAATCGGTTTTATGTGATCACTAAAATAGAGCCGGGCTTTGTGTGGATTGCCGATGGACGTTTAAGAAAGCTGGAAAAACCAAAGCGTAAAAATATACTCCATATCAAAAAAACCAATACGGCGCTGTCACTGGAAAAAATCAGCACCGATAAAAAACTCAGAGAGGCGCTGCGGCCTTTTAACGAGGCTCTGTGTGGTGCCCCCCAACAAGGAGGTTTTTAG
- the rpsH gene encoding 30S ribosomal protein S8 yields the protein MHVTDTIADMLTRIRNANSAKHDTVDIPASKMKKAIAQILVDEGYVKNFTVAEDGKQGVIRITLKYGQSKSQVICGLRRISKPGLRIYTSCEDMPKVMKGLGIAILSTSRGVMTDKAARNAKVGGEVLAYIW from the coding sequence ATGCATGTAACCGATACCATCGCTGACATGCTGACACGTATCCGCAACGCCAATTCGGCGAAGCATGATACTGTTGATATCCCTGCGTCTAAAATGAAGAAGGCTATTGCTCAGATTCTTGTTGACGAGGGATATGTTAAAAACTTCACCGTTGCGGAAGACGGCAAACAGGGCGTTATCCGCATCACTCTGAAGTATGGTCAAAGCAAATCCCAGGTTATCTGTGGACTGCGCAGAATTTCTAAGCCCGGTTTGCGTATTTATACTAGCTGTGAGGACATGCCAAAGGTTATGAAGGGGTTGGGTATTGCCATCCTTTCCACCTCTCGGGGCGTTATGACTGATAAGGCTGCTCGCAATGCCAAGGTTGGCGGCGAAGTCCTAGCTTATATCTGGTAA
- the rplN gene encoding 50S ribosomal protein L14 produces the protein MIQMQTYLKVADNTGAKELMCIRVLGGSRRRYANIGDVVVASVKKTAPGSNVKKGDVVKAVIVRSAKGLRRSDGTYIRFDDNAAVIIREDKNPRGTRIFGPVARELREKEYLKILSLAPEVL, from the coding sequence GTGATACAGATGCAGACCTATCTCAAGGTTGCGGATAACACCGGCGCAAAAGAGCTTATGTGTATCCGTGTTTTAGGCGGTTCCAGAAGACGTTATGCCAACATTGGCGATGTCGTTGTGGCTTCCGTTAAGAAAACCGCCCCCGGCAGCAATGTCAAAAAGGGCGATGTTGTAAAAGCTGTTATTGTTCGTTCCGCTAAGGGTCTTCGGAGAAGTGATGGTACCTACATCCGCTTTGATGACAATGCGGCGGTTATTATTCGTGAAGATAAAAACCCCAGAGGTACCCGTATTTTTGGGCCTGTGGCAAGAGAGCTGCGCGAAAAGGAATATCTTAAAATCCTGAGCCTTGCTCCCGAAGTATTGTGA
- the rplE gene encoding 50S ribosomal protein L5, with the protein MARMRELYTSEIAPALMKKFGYKSVMQIPKLEKIVVNIGCGEARDNQKMMDAVMDDLAKITGQKAVVCKARKSVANFKLREGMVIGAKVTLRGERMYEFADRLFNVALPRVRDFRGINPNGFDGRGNYSFGLKEQLIFPEIDYDKIDKVRGMDINFVTTAKTDEESKELLGLLGAPFTK; encoded by the coding sequence ATGGCAAGAATGCGAGAGCTCTACACAAGTGAGATCGCTCCTGCTCTGATGAAAAAGTTCGGCTATAAAAGTGTCATGCAAATCCCGAAGCTTGAAAAGATCGTCGTAAATATTGGTTGTGGCGAAGCCCGCGACAATCAAAAGATGATGGATGCAGTGATGGATGACCTGGCAAAAATCACCGGCCAAAAGGCTGTTGTGTGCAAGGCCCGCAAATCTGTGGCTAATTTCAAGCTCCGTGAGGGCATGGTGATCGGCGCCAAGGTAACGCTGCGCGGTGAGCGGATGTATGAATTTGCAGACCGCCTCTTTAATGTGGCACTGCCCCGTGTGCGTGACTTCCGTGGTATCAATCCCAACGGTTTTGATGGCAGAGGTAACTACTCCTTTGGCCTCAAAGAACAGCTGATCTTCCCCGAGATCGACTACGATAAGATCGATAAGGTTCGCGGCATGGATATCAACTTTGTTACCACCGCGAAAACCGACGAGGAATCCAAAGAGCTTTTGGGCCTTTTGGGCGCTCCGTTTACTAAGTAA
- the rpsS gene encoding 30S ribosomal protein S19, with amino-acid sequence MGRSVKKGPFVQPKLLKRVQDMNENKEKKVLRTWSRASTIFPDFVGHTFAVHDGRKHVPVYVTEDMVGHKLGEFAPTRTYRGHAGAKKSGK; translated from the coding sequence ATGGGCAGAAGCGTAAAAAAGGGACCATTCGTGCAACCTAAGCTGCTCAAGCGCGTTCAGGATATGAACGAGAACAAAGAGAAAAAGGTACTCAGGACATGGAGCCGCGCATCCACCATTTTCCCCGATTTTGTGGGTCACACCTTTGCGGTGCATGACGGCAGAAAGCATGTTCCTGTATATGTTACAGAGGATATGGTTGGCCACAAGCTGGGAGAATTTGCGCCTACGCGCACATACCGCGGCCATGCCGGAGCCAAAAAGAGCGGCAAATAG
- the rpmJ gene encoding 50S ribosomal protein L36, whose product MKVRPSVKPICEKCKVIKRKGRIMVICSNPKHKQRQG is encoded by the coding sequence ATGAAAGTGAGACCTTCTGTTAAGCCAATCTGCGAGAAGTGCAAGGTTATTAAACGCAAGGGCCGCATCATGGTCATTTGCAGCAATCCCAAGCACAAACAGCGTCAAGGCTAG
- the infA gene encoding translation initiation factor IF-1: MSKEDVIEVEGVVLESLPNAQFRVELPNKHVLLAHISGKLRMNFIRILPGDKVTVEISPYDLTKGRITWRSK, from the coding sequence TTGTCGAAGGAAGACGTTATCGAAGTAGAAGGCGTAGTTCTTGAATCCTTACCCAACGCTCAGTTTCGTGTGGAGCTGCCCAACAAGCATGTGCTGTTGGCGCATATTTCAGGGAAGCTGCGTATGAATTTTATCCGGATTTTGCCTGGGGATAAAGTGACGGTGGAAATCTCACCCTATGATTTAACCAAGGGGCGCATTACCTGGCGCTCTAAGTAA
- the rplX gene encoding 50S ribosomal protein L24 yields the protein MNKVHVRKGDTVVILSGKDKGKKGKILAVSPKEGKVIVEGLNMMTKHVKPRRMGDPGGIIPAEGALYSSKVMLVCPKCGKPTRLGHKILSDGEKKRLCKNQGCGETF from the coding sequence ATGAATAAGGTTCATGTTAGAAAAGGCGACACAGTCGTGATCCTGTCGGGTAAGGATAAGGGCAAAAAGGGCAAGATCCTTGCGGTCAGCCCTAAAGAGGGAAAGGTCATTGTTGAAGGTCTCAACATGATGACCAAGCATGTCAAGCCTCGGCGTATGGGCGATCCCGGCGGTATTATTCCGGCTGAGGGCGCACTGTATTCCAGCAAGGTCATGCTGGTTTGCCCCAAATGTGGCAAACCCACCCGTCTTGGCCATAAGATCCTGAGCGACGGCGAGAAAAAGCGCCTGTGCAAGAACCAAGGCTGTGGCGAAACATTTTAA
- a CDS encoding type Z 30S ribosomal protein S14, translating into MAKKSMIAKQRGLAKFSTRAYNRCKICGRPHAYLRKFGVCRICFRELAYKGQIPGVKKASW; encoded by the coding sequence GTGGCTAAAAAGTCTATGATAGCGAAACAGCGCGGGTTGGCCAAATTTTCCACAAGAGCGTATAACCGCTGCAAAATTTGTGGAAGGCCACACGCCTACCTTCGCAAGTTCGGCGTTTGCCGCATCTGCTTCCGGGAGCTTGCCTATAAGGGCCAGATTCCTGGTGTTAAAAAAGCCAGCTGGTAA
- the rplR gene encoding 50S ribosomal protein L18, with the protein MVKKPDRNKARLKRHARIRNKVSGTPQRPRLNVFRSSQHIYAQIIDDVAGATLVCASTQDKGFEGNGGNKDAAHKVGKALAEKAAAKGITTVVFDRSGYIYHGRIKELAEGAREGGLTF; encoded by the coding sequence ATGGTGAAAAAGCCTGATCGTAACAAAGCAAGGCTGAAAAGACATGCGAGAATTCGCAACAAAGTCAGCGGCACTCCGCAGCGTCCCCGCCTGAATGTATTCCGCTCCAGCCAGCACATCTATGCACAGATTATTGATGATGTGGCCGGTGCTACACTGGTATGTGCCTCCACCCAGGATAAGGGCTTTGAAGGCAATGGCGGAAACAAAGATGCAGCCCACAAGGTGGGCAAGGCTCTGGCAGAGAAAGCTGCTGCCAAGGGCATAACCACAGTGGTTTTCGACCGCAGCGGTTATATCTATCACGGACGTATCAAAGAACTTGCAGAGGGAGCCCGCGAGGGCGGCCTGACATTCTAA
- the map gene encoding type I methionyl aminopeptidase, protein MILLKNKSELELMRAAGRISNQALLVGGEAVKPGVSTAHINRLIENYIRSQGAIPSFLGYGGFPASACISINEQVIHGIPGDRIIEEGDIVSIDVGAYYKGFHGDNAATFGAGVISPEARSLLEATKDSLYKGIEAATVGARIGDVSFAVQNHVEQFGYGVVRSFVGHGVGKDMHESPEVPNYGKPGRGVRLAAGMTIAIEPMINIGTHEVKTLSDGWTVVTADGSLSAHFEHSIAITDNGPVILTQA, encoded by the coding sequence ATGATTCTACTCAAGAATAAATCCGAGCTGGAACTCATGCGGGCGGCTGGCCGCATCTCCAATCAGGCTCTTTTGGTTGGCGGTGAGGCGGTCAAGCCGGGTGTCTCTACGGCACATATCAACCGGCTGATCGAGAACTATATCCGTTCTCAGGGGGCGATTCCCTCCTTTCTGGGTTACGGCGGTTTTCCGGCTTCGGCCTGTATTTCTATCAATGAGCAGGTGATTCACGGCATTCCCGGGGATCGCATCATTGAGGAAGGCGACATCGTCAGCATTGACGTTGGAGCGTATTATAAGGGATTTCACGGAGACAATGCGGCCACCTTTGGGGCGGGCGTAATTTCTCCCGAGGCAAGGTCCCTGCTGGAAGCCACCAAGGATAGCCTTTATAAGGGTATTGAAGCGGCAACAGTGGGAGCGAGGATCGGAGACGTTTCCTTCGCGGTGCAGAACCATGTTGAACAGTTTGGGTATGGAGTTGTCCGCAGCTTTGTAGGTCACGGTGTAGGCAAAGATATGCACGAATCCCCCGAGGTGCCCAATTATGGGAAGCCCGGGCGGGGCGTGCGGCTTGCTGCCGGCATGACCATCGCTATTGAACCCATGATTAACATCGGAACTCATGAGGTCAAGACGCTGTCGGATGGCTGGACCGTTGTTACTGCTGACGGCAGCCTTTCCGCCCACTTTGAACACAGCATTGCTATTACTGATAACGGCCCTGTCATTTTGACTCAGGCTTGA
- the rpsC gene encoding 30S ribosomal protein S3, with amino-acid sequence MGQKVNPHGLRVGVIKDWDSRWFARDNAFGDTLVEDYNLRKYLKKALYDAGIPRIEIERDATKVRIHIHCARPGIVIGKGGSEIEKTRKQCETIINKNRSEKLAVYVNVVEVKQVDKNAQLVSENIAAQLEGRVSFRRCMKQAIGRAMRFGAKGIKVQVSGRLGGAEIARTEHYHEGTIPLQTLRADIDYGFAEANTTYGKIGVKVWIYAGEVLQDVRKQQPRRDREGGKR; translated from the coding sequence ATGGGCCAAAAAGTAAATCCGCACGGTCTTCGTGTTGGTGTAATCAAGGATTGGGATTCCCGCTGGTTTGCTCGTGACAATGCTTTCGGCGATACTTTGGTTGAGGATTATAACCTGCGCAAGTACCTCAAGAAAGCTCTGTATGACGCTGGTATCCCCCGCATTGAAATCGAGCGTGATGCCACTAAGGTGCGCATTCACATTCACTGCGCCCGCCCCGGTATTGTTATCGGCAAGGGTGGTTCCGAAATCGAAAAAACCCGCAAGCAGTGCGAAACTATCATCAACAAAAACCGCTCTGAGAAGCTGGCTGTTTATGTTAATGTGGTTGAAGTCAAGCAGGTGGATAAAAACGCCCAGCTTGTCAGCGAAAACATTGCAGCTCAGTTGGAGGGACGTGTTTCTTTCCGCCGCTGCATGAAGCAGGCCATCGGCAGAGCCATGCGCTTTGGTGCCAAGGGTATCAAGGTTCAGGTTTCCGGCCGTTTGGGCGGCGCTGAAATCGCCCGTACTGAACATTATCATGAGGGCACCATTCCTCTGCAGACCCTGAGAGCTGACATTGACTACGGCTTTGCCGAAGCCAACACCACCTACGGGAAAATCGGCGTCAAGGTCTGGATCTACGCCGGAGAGGTGCTACAGGATGTCAGAAAGCAGCAGCCCCGCAGGGATCGGGAAGGAGGCAAACGTTAA
- the rpsM gene encoding 30S ribosomal protein S13: MARIAGVDLPREKRVEIGLTYILGIGRKTAKDILAATGVNPDIRVRDLTEADVATLRDYIDKHVMVEGDLRRDTALNIKRLIEIGCYRGVRHRKGLPVRGQRSKTNARTRKGPKKTIANKKK; the protein is encoded by the coding sequence ATGGCTCGTATAGCTGGTGTAGACCTGCCCAGAGAAAAGAGAGTCGAGATCGGCCTGACCTATATTTTAGGAATCGGCCGCAAGACCGCCAAGGATATTCTGGCCGCCACCGGGGTGAATCCTGATATCCGTGTGCGCGACCTGACCGAGGCCGATGTAGCCACCCTGCGTGATTACATCGATAAGCACGTTATGGTAGAAGGCGACCTGCGCAGAGATACCGCCCTGAACATCAAACGTCTGATTGAGATTGGCTGCTACCGCGGCGTGCGTCACAGAAAGGGCCTGCCTGTAAGAGGCCAGCGCTCCAAGACCAACGCTCGCACAAGAAAAGGCCCCAAGAAGACTATTGCCAATAAGAAGAAGTAA
- the rpsE gene encoding 30S ribosomal protein S5, whose amino-acid sequence MARIDGSVLDLTERVVSINRVAKTVKGGRIFKFAALVVVGDGNGVVGFGLGKASEVPEAIRKGIEDAKKNLHKISLRGTTIPHDVVGVFGAARVLMKPAPQGTGVIAGGPVRAVLEVAGIKDIRTKCLRSNNPCNVVTATIEGLVSLRDAAQIAATRGKTVQEILG is encoded by the coding sequence TTGGCACGAATTGATGGCTCTGTTCTGGACCTGACTGAGAGAGTCGTTTCCATTAACCGTGTTGCTAAAACGGTTAAGGGCGGACGTATATTCAAATTCGCAGCTCTGGTTGTTGTTGGCGACGGCAACGGCGTAGTGGGCTTTGGATTGGGAAAGGCATCCGAGGTTCCCGAGGCTATCCGCAAGGGAATTGAGGACGCCAAGAAAAACTTGCACAAGATTTCCCTGCGCGGCACAACCATTCCCCACGATGTAGTGGGCGTATTCGGAGCCGCACGGGTTTTGATGAAACCCGCCCCTCAAGGTACCGGCGTTATTGCCGGCGGTCCTGTGCGTGCGGTACTGGAAGTTGCAGGTATCAAGGATATCCGTACAAAATGCCTGCGCTCCAACAACCCCTGTAATGTGGTAACCGCAACAATCGAAGGCTTGGTATCTCTGCGTGATGCCGCCCAGATTGCCGCCACTCGGGGCAAAACTGTTCAGGAAATCCTGGGCTAG
- the rpsQ gene encoding 30S ribosomal protein S17, whose product MSDRNLRKSRTGKVVSDKMDKTVVVAIVDNVRHPLYKKIIKRTIKVKAHDEKNECGVGDTVELMETRPLSKDKRWRVARILEKAK is encoded by the coding sequence GTGAGTGATCGGAACCTTAGAAAATCCAGAACCGGCAAGGTTGTCAGCGATAAGATGGATAAAACTGTTGTTGTTGCCATTGTTGACAATGTGCGGCACCCCCTTTACAAAAAGATCATCAAGCGCACCATCAAGGTTAAAGCCCACGACGAAAAGAACGAATGCGGCGTTGGCGATACTGTTGAATTGATGGAAACACGCCCCTTGTCTAAGGACAAACGGTGGCGGGTGGCCCGGATACTGGAAAAGGCGAAATAA
- the rpmD gene encoding 50S ribosomal protein L30, translating to MNYSIKLVKSLIGSKKDQIATAHSLGLKKIGQVVTQPDNAATKGKIAKIAHLVEVKQA from the coding sequence ATGAACTACAGTATCAAATTGGTTAAGAGCCTCATTGGTAGCAAGAAAGATCAGATCGCCACCGCCCATAGCCTTGGGCTTAAGAAAATCGGTCAGGTTGTTACTCAGCCTGACAATGCAGCTACCAAAGGTAAAATCGCAAAAATCGCTCACCTGGTTGAGGTGAAACAAGCTTAA
- the rplO gene encoding 50S ribosomal protein L15: MKLHELSPVPGSNKKVYRKGRGAGSGNGKTAGKGHKGQKARSGGTRPGFEGGQMPLQRRIPKRGFNNIFAVRYATLNIQDLNKLEEGSVVDVQTVIAAGLLKKPLDGLKILGKGELTKKLTVNAAAFSATAKQKIEQAGGKAEVI; encoded by the coding sequence ATGAAATTGCATGAGCTTTCTCCGGTTCCCGGGTCAAACAAAAAGGTATACCGCAAAGGCAGAGGCGCCGGCTCGGGTAACGGAAAAACAGCCGGTAAGGGCCATAAGGGACAAAAAGCTCGCTCCGGTGGTACACGTCCCGGCTTTGAAGGTGGCCAGATGCCTCTTCAAAGACGTATCCCCAAGCGCGGCTTCAACAACATTTTTGCTGTTCGTTATGCTACGCTGAATATTCAGGATCTCAATAAGCTTGAGGAGGGTTCTGTGGTGGATGTCCAGACTGTTATTGCAGCCGGACTTCTGAAAAAGCCATTGGATGGTCTCAAGATTCTTGGGAAGGGCGAGCTGACTAAAAAGCTGACTGTTAACGCAGCTGCTTTTTCAGCTACTGCTAAGCAAAAGATCGAACAGGCTGGCGGGAAGGCTGAGGTGATATAG
- a CDS encoding adenylate kinase — MNLILLGAPGAGKGTQAEIICDKLQIPAISTGNIIREALKSGTEAGLQAKSYMEAGGLVPDEIVIAIIKERLAQPDCQNGFILDGFPRTVGQAKALDTMGVVIDKVIDIEVSDEDIERRLTQRRVCGDCGSSYHLIYKPSAKEGLCDRCGGGLVTRKDDSPETVRERLKVYHDQTEPLKDYYDSVGKLFIVEGQEELEDTTRLTLAALEA, encoded by the coding sequence ATGAATTTGATTTTACTGGGAGCCCCCGGAGCGGGGAAAGGCACACAGGCCGAGATTATCTGCGATAAGCTCCAGATTCCGGCCATCAGCACAGGAAACATTATCCGCGAGGCTCTTAAATCCGGCACTGAAGCTGGTCTTCAGGCTAAAAGCTACATGGAGGCAGGCGGTCTTGTCCCCGATGAGATCGTGATTGCCATCATCAAGGAGCGGCTGGCACAGCCGGATTGCCAAAACGGCTTCATTCTCGATGGTTTTCCCCGCACTGTGGGGCAGGCCAAGGCTCTGGATACCATGGGTGTGGTCATTGATAAGGTTATCGATATCGAAGTTTCAGACGAAGATATTGAGCGCCGCTTGACCCAGCGCCGTGTGTGCGGAGACTGTGGCTCCAGCTACCATCTGATCTATAAGCCCTCCGCCAAGGAAGGCCTTTGCGATCGGTGCGGCGGCGGCCTTGTCACCCGTAAGGATGACAGCCCCGAGACTGTGAGGGAGCGCCTGAAAGTTTACCACGATCAGACCGAACCCTTAAAGGATTACTACGATTCGGTAGGGAAGCTGTTTATTGTGGAAGGTCAGGAGGAGCTTGAGGATACAACCCGGCTCACCTTGGCAGCACTTGAGGCGTAA
- the rplV gene encoding 50S ribosomal protein L22 encodes MEARAYLKHARISPRKVQIVLDLIRNKPVDMATAILKYTPKSACEPLEKLLKSAMANAENNHNMDKNSLYVAECFVTPGPTLKRIRPSAKGRAFRVLKRTSHVTIVLKEREE; translated from the coding sequence ATGGAAGCAAGGGCTTATTTAAAACATGCCCGTATTTCGCCCCGCAAGGTGCAAATTGTGCTTGATTTGATTCGCAACAAGCCGGTTGATATGGCAACTGCTATATTGAAGTATACCCCCAAATCCGCATGCGAGCCGCTTGAGAAGCTTCTGAAATCGGCAATGGCCAATGCGGAAAACAACCACAACATGGATAAAAACTCCCTGTATGTGGCGGAATGCTTTGTAACCCCCGGGCCGACCCTCAAGAGGATTCGTCCCTCGGCCAAGGGCAGAGCTTTCCGGGTTCTGAAAAGAACCTCACACGTTACCATTGTGCTTAAAGAGCGCGAAGAATAG
- the rplP gene encoding 50S ribosomal protein L16 produces MLLPKRVKYRRVHRGRMKGKATRGNKVTYGDFGLQATEPAWITSNQIEAARIAMTRYIKRGGQVWIKIFPDKPVTEKPAETRMGSGKGSPEYWVAVVKPGRVMFEIGGVSEELAREAMRLASHKLPIKCKFILKEDKEGDQI; encoded by the coding sequence ATGCTTCTGCCTAAGAGAGTTAAATACAGACGTGTTCACAGAGGCCGCATGAAGGGCAAGGCCACCCGCGGCAATAAGGTCACCTACGGTGATTTCGGCCTGCAGGCCACCGAGCCGGCTTGGATTACTTCCAACCAGATCGAGGCCGCTCGTATCGCCATGACCCGTTACATCAAGCGTGGCGGTCAGGTATGGATCAAGATTTTCCCCGATAAGCCGGTTACTGAAAAACCCGCCGAAACCCGCATGGGCTCCGGTAAGGGCAGCCCGGAATACTGGGTGGCTGTTGTTAAGCCCGGCCGTGTTATGTTTGAAATCGGTGGCGTTTCTGAGGAACTTGCTCGTGAGGCTATGCGCCTTGCATCCCACAAGCTGCCGATCAAGTGCAAGTTTATTCTCAAGGAAGATAAGGAGGGCGATCAGATATGA